The following are encoded together in the Aliidongia dinghuensis genome:
- the nuoE gene encoding NADH-quinone oxidoreductase subunit NuoE, translated as MREKIEAAAARYPDQRSAIMPALLIAQKEYGYLPGPVLEEVADILGVERIWVYELATFYTLFHTAPVGRFHLQLCDNVSCMLRRSEDLLGHLEAVLGIERGGTTPDGLFTLSTVECLGACEMAPVMQVGDDYLGNLDIARIDALLDRLRAAAEQATDADLAAAGSAGK; from the coding sequence ATGCGCGAAAAGATCGAGGCGGCCGCAGCGCGGTATCCCGACCAGCGCTCGGCGATCATGCCGGCACTTCTGATCGCGCAGAAGGAATATGGCTATCTGCCCGGCCCGGTGTTGGAAGAGGTCGCCGACATCCTCGGTGTCGAGCGGATCTGGGTCTACGAGTTGGCCACCTTCTACACCCTCTTCCATACCGCGCCCGTGGGTCGGTTCCACCTGCAACTCTGCGACAACGTCTCCTGCATGCTGCGCCGATCCGAAGACCTGCTCGGGCATCTGGAGGCGGTGCTGGGGATCGAGAGGGGCGGCACGACCCCGGACGGGCTGTTCACGCTTTCGACCGTCGAATGCCTCGGGGCTTGCGAGATGGCCCCGGTGATGCAGGTCGGCGACGACTATCTCGGCAACCTCGACATCGCGCGCATCGACGCGCTGTTGGACAGGCTGCGCGCAGCGGCGGAGCAAGCGACGGACGCGGATCTTGCCGCCGCCGGATCGGCGGGAAAGTAG
- the nuoD gene encoding NADH dehydrogenase (quinone) subunit D codes for MTEVTELTRPDGEVPDRREVLLNLGPQHPSTHGVLRLVLELDGEVVARVDPHIGYLHRGTEKLAESFTYTQIFPLTDRLDYLCPPSNNLAFALAVEKLLGIEAPIRAQYIRVLMAELARISGHLLITGALPMDLGAMTALLYAMREREMIMDLLEMISGARMHTSFCRVGGVREDLPDGFVPKVREFCDIFPHRIRDYERLIENNRVFLKRTQGIGVISAEDGIDLGLSGPNLRASGVDWDIRRDEPYEIYDRLAFNVITREEGDCYARWRCRVEEMRESVRIIEQCLDQMPDGPFQIDMPTIAFPVDKERVHCSMEALIQHFDLSAYGFKVPKGEVYSAIEAPKGELGFYIVSDGSEKPFRMKVRAPSFVNLQGLFGVSNARYLADMIAVLGSLDPVMAEVDK; via the coding sequence ATGACTGAAGTCACGGAGCTGACCAGGCCGGACGGCGAAGTACCCGATAGAAGGGAGGTGCTTCTCAACCTCGGCCCGCAACATCCCAGCACGCACGGGGTGCTGCGGCTCGTCCTGGAGCTGGACGGCGAAGTTGTCGCGCGCGTGGACCCGCATATCGGCTACCTCCACCGCGGCACCGAAAAACTGGCCGAGAGCTTCACTTACACCCAGATCTTTCCGCTCACCGACCGGCTCGACTACCTCTGCCCGCCGTCGAACAACCTGGCTTTCGCACTGGCGGTGGAGAAGCTCCTCGGCATCGAAGCGCCGATCCGCGCGCAATATATCCGCGTGCTCATGGCCGAACTGGCGCGGATCTCCGGTCATCTCCTGATCACCGGCGCGCTGCCGATGGACCTCGGCGCCATGACCGCGCTGCTTTACGCCATGCGCGAGCGTGAAATGATCATGGACCTGCTGGAGATGATCAGCGGGGCGCGGATGCACACCTCCTTCTGCCGGGTCGGCGGTGTGCGCGAGGACCTGCCCGACGGGTTCGTCCCCAAGGTCAGAGAGTTCTGCGACATCTTCCCGCACCGGATCCGCGACTATGAACGGCTGATCGAGAACAACCGGGTGTTCCTGAAGCGCACGCAGGGGATCGGCGTGATTTCCGCCGAGGACGGCATCGATCTTGGCCTCAGTGGCCCGAACCTGCGGGCTTCGGGCGTGGATTGGGACATCCGCCGCGACGAGCCCTATGAAATCTACGACCGGCTCGCGTTCAATGTCATTACCCGCGAAGAGGGCGATTGCTACGCGCGGTGGCGCTGCCGGGTCGAGGAGATGCGCGAGAGCGTCCGGATCATCGAACAATGCCTCGACCAGATGCCCGATGGCCCGTTCCAGATCGACATGCCGACAATCGCTTTCCCGGTGGACAAGGAGAGGGTGCACTGCTCGATGGAGGCGCTGATCCAGCATTTCGACTTGTCGGCCTATGGCTTCAAGGTGCCGAAGGGCGAGGTCTATTCGGCGATCGAGGCGCCAAAGGGCGAGCTCGGGTTCTACATCGTCAGCGACGGGTCCGAAAAACCGTTCCGCATGAAGGTGCGGGCACCCTCGTTCGTCAACCTTCAGGGACTGTTCGGCGTCAGCAACGCGCGCTACCTGGCGGACATGATCGCCGTGCTGGGCAGCCTCGACCCTGTGATGGCGGAGGTGGACAAGTAG
- a CDS encoding NADH-quinone oxidoreductase subunit C, whose amino-acid sequence MSVKTPLNRALIAERFGDAIEDLGFAHGVHAFAAPPELIVELCRFLKEHPALRLNFLSDICGVDHYPEAPRYEAVYHLYSLPNKWRVRIKCRLGDPPRLPSVTGVWRTANWHEREAWDMYGIRFEGHPDLRRIYMWEGFEGFPQRKDFPLRGYKDALNPFGAEGPPPTQPDLATRNIPQGGRFPPGT is encoded by the coding sequence ATGAGCGTCAAGACACCCCTCAACCGTGCCCTGATCGCGGAGCGTTTCGGGGATGCAATCGAGGATCTTGGCTTCGCGCATGGGGTGCATGCCTTCGCGGCACCGCCCGAACTGATCGTCGAGCTTTGCCGGTTCCTGAAGGAGCACCCGGCGCTGCGGCTCAACTTCCTGTCCGACATCTGCGGCGTCGATCATTACCCCGAGGCGCCGCGCTACGAGGCGGTGTACCACCTCTATTCGCTGCCGAACAAATGGCGCGTTCGGATCAAGTGCCGCCTCGGCGATCCGCCGCGGCTCCCGTCGGTGACGGGGGTTTGGCGCACCGCCAACTGGCACGAGCGCGAGGCCTGGGACATGTACGGCATCAGGTTCGAGGGCCACCCCGACCTGCGCCGGATCTACATGTGGGAAGGGTTCGAGGGCTTCCCGCAGCGCAAGGATTTTCCGCTCCGGGGCTACAAGGACGCGCTGAACCCGTTTGGCGCGGAAGGCCCGCCGCCGACGCAGCCCGACCTCGCCACCAGGAACATTCCACAAGGAGGCCGTTTCCCGCCGGGGACTTGA
- a CDS encoding NuoB/complex I 20 kDa subunit family protein: protein MNNPFRESVLFTTADSVISWSRRSALWPETFGIACCAIEMISAGCARYDLDRFGVVFRPSPRQSDVMIIAGTVTRKFAPVVRRLYDQMPEPRWVIAMGTCAISGGVYNTYAVVQGAETFVPVDVHVPGCPPRPEALMHGFLLLQEKIRKSRALAGTPLGRVVAS, encoded by the coding sequence ATGAACAACCCATTCCGCGAGAGCGTGCTGTTCACCACGGCCGACAGCGTGATCAGCTGGAGCCGCAGATCGGCGCTGTGGCCCGAGACCTTCGGCATTGCCTGCTGCGCGATCGAGATGATCTCGGCCGGGTGCGCGCGCTATGATCTCGACCGGTTCGGCGTGGTGTTCCGGCCTTCACCCCGCCAGTCCGACGTGATGATCATCGCCGGCACCGTGACGCGGAAATTCGCGCCCGTGGTGCGGCGGCTCTATGACCAGATGCCGGAGCCGCGCTGGGTCATCGCGATGGGTACCTGCGCGATCTCGGGCGGCGTCTACAATACCTATGCCGTCGTGCAGGGGGCGGAGACCTTCGTGCCGGTAGACGTGCATGTGCCCGGCTGCCCGCCGCGGCCCGAGGCGCTGATGCACGGTTTCCTTCTGCTTCAGGAGAAAATCAGGAAATCCCGGGCGCTGGCCGGGACGCCCCTCGGCCGGGTCGTGGCGTCATGA
- a CDS encoding NADH-quinone oxidoreductase subunit A: MEFLPVLLMVAGIVLVAAVTLLVSSVLRPSNPYPAKNMPYECGMDPAGEAAGGRFRVKFFILAILLVVFDVETMFLFPWAVVMKEIGLIGYIEMFVFMLLLLVGFAYAWLKGALEWEA, from the coding sequence ATGGAGTTCCTGCCGGTTCTTCTTATGGTCGCCGGAATTGTTCTGGTGGCGGCCGTGACGCTGCTTGTCTCCTCAGTACTGCGCCCGTCGAATCCCTATCCCGCGAAGAACATGCCCTATGAATGCGGCATGGACCCGGCGGGCGAGGCCGCCGGGGGGCGCTTCAGGGTGAAGTTCTTCATCCTCGCGATCCTGTTGGTGGTCTTCGACGTCGAGACGATGTTTCTCTTTCCCTGGGCCGTCGTCATGAAGGAGATCGGGCTCATCGGCTATATCGAGATGTTCGTCTTCATGCTGCTGCTGCTGGTGGGCTTCGCCTACGCCTGGCTGAAGGGGGCGCTGGAATGGGAAGCATGA
- a CDS encoding RNA-binding protein — protein MPKGPNGQKRPGDVIGAAIMVAKIATGEIEEPTEIDDGKDPAAKALGKKGGAARVAKLTPEKRTEIAQKAAKTRWKASPVLSEEE, from the coding sequence ATGCCTAAAGGACCGAACGGCCAGAAGCGCCCCGGCGACGTGATTGGCGCCGCCATCATGGTCGCCAAGATTGCCACGGGCGAGATCGAAGAACCGACCGAGATCGATGACGGGAAAGACCCGGCAGCGAAGGCGCTCGGCAAGAAAGGTGGCGCCGCCAGGGTCGCGAAGCTTACGCCAGAAAAACGCACGGAGATCGCCCAAAAGGCAGCAAAAACTAGATGGAAAGCGTCCCCTGTTCTTTCTGAAGAAGAGTAG